In the Gymnodinialimonas sp. 202GB13-11 genome, one interval contains:
- the glpX gene encoding class II fructose-bisphosphatase, translated as MAKKDFNDRTLSLGLARVSEAAAIASAEWIGRGDEKAADQAAVNAMREQLNRLDIKGVVVIGEGERDEAPMLYIGEEVGSGTGPDVDIALDPLEGTTLTAKDMPNALTVIAMGPRGSMLHAPDVYMEKLAIGPGYPENIVSLDQTPGERVRLLAAAKQCTTKDITVCVLDRPRHEAMIAELRDTGAAIRLITDGDVAGVIHCAEAEKTGIDMYMGLGGAPEGVLAAAALKCMGGQMWGRLTFRNDDEKGRAAKAGITDLDRIYSRDDMVTADVIFAATGVTDGSILPGIVREPTHLTTETILMRSKTGSVRRMSYRNPRH; from the coding sequence ATGGCCAAGAAAGATTTCAACGACCGCACGCTTTCACTCGGCCTCGCCCGCGTCTCAGAGGCCGCTGCAATTGCCTCCGCCGAATGGATCGGCCGCGGGGATGAGAAAGCCGCCGATCAGGCCGCCGTCAACGCGATGCGTGAGCAGCTCAACCGCCTCGACATCAAAGGCGTCGTGGTGATCGGTGAAGGTGAACGCGACGAGGCTCCGATGCTCTACATTGGTGAGGAAGTCGGCTCAGGCACCGGTCCGGATGTGGACATTGCGCTCGACCCACTCGAAGGCACAACGCTTACTGCCAAAGATATGCCAAACGCGCTGACTGTCATCGCCATGGGTCCGCGCGGCTCCATGCTGCACGCCCCGGACGTCTATATGGAGAAGCTCGCCATCGGCCCCGGCTACCCGGAAAACATCGTGAGCCTTGACCAGACCCCCGGCGAACGCGTCCGCCTTCTGGCGGCTGCCAAGCAATGCACGACTAAGGATATCACCGTTTGTGTCCTCGACCGACCTCGCCACGAAGCGATGATCGCCGAGCTGCGCGACACCGGCGCCGCGATCCGCCTGATCACCGATGGGGACGTGGCCGGTGTGATCCACTGCGCCGAGGCCGAGAAGACCGGCATTGACATGTATATGGGTCTGGGCGGCGCGCCAGAGGGCGTTCTGGCCGCCGCAGCGCTGAAATGCATGGGCGGGCAGATGTGGGGGCGGCTGACCTTCCGCAATGATGACGAGAAAGGCCGTGCAGCCAAGGCAGGCATCACCGATCTCGACCGCATCTACAGCCGCGATGACATGGTCACGGCGGACGTGATCTTTGCGGCCACCGGCGTCACAGACGGCTCCATTCTGCCCGGCATCGTCC